The Buttiauxella selenatireducens genome has a window encoding:
- a CDS encoding lactonase family protein: MSVIHNPGMADPQFAWVGTYSPNGEGIYRFQVDAKTGALSHKTLVCEWPNAAQLTIARDGKTLYVASEVEKGVVAALRVGDDGSLKTLNQVSSGGAGPVYLSLTPDERYLLVANYTSGSVAILLVQADGSLGDATDIQQDSGPAGAKKPEAAVEGSFAVSGHSGPHAHMISTDPSGKFVFTTDLGLDRIYQYDFDDESGKLTPNDPPFIAASSKGAGPRHFVFTPKGDGLWLINEEASTLTHYQLDASKGTLTEGESISTLPEGFKGTNFASGLVLSLDGKQLYVANRLHNSIGHFTVAENGKLVHQDSVWTRGDYPRTLTLDPTGAYLYVMNQRSDNITRFSVAPAGGKLTFVEDYCAVGNPSQMVLQPIK; this comes from the coding sequence ATGTCTGTAATACACAATCCAGGGATGGCAGACCCTCAATTTGCCTGGGTTGGAACCTACTCTCCCAATGGCGAAGGGATTTATCGCTTTCAGGTTGATGCGAAAACCGGTGCGCTGAGCCACAAAACATTAGTCTGCGAATGGCCAAATGCTGCGCAACTGACGATCGCTCGCGATGGTAAAACGCTTTATGTGGCCAGTGAAGTGGAAAAGGGCGTTGTTGCCGCTTTACGCGTGGGTGACGACGGGAGCCTGAAAACGCTTAATCAGGTTTCATCAGGTGGTGCGGGGCCGGTTTATCTGTCTCTGACGCCTGACGAGCGTTATCTGCTGGTGGCGAATTACACCAGTGGCTCCGTTGCAATATTGCTGGTGCAAGCGGATGGTAGCCTCGGTGACGCCACTGATATCCAGCAAGATTCTGGCCCTGCGGGGGCGAAAAAACCTGAAGCCGCCGTAGAAGGCAGTTTTGCCGTAAGTGGGCACAGTGGCCCACACGCCCACATGATCAGTACCGATCCCAGCGGGAAATTTGTCTTTACTACCGATCTTGGCCTCGACAGGATTTATCAATATGACTTTGATGATGAAAGCGGGAAGCTGACGCCTAACGATCCTCCGTTTATTGCCGCCTCTTCAAAAGGTGCCGGGCCGCGCCATTTTGTGTTTACGCCAAAAGGTGATGGCTTATGGTTAATCAATGAAGAGGCTTCTACGCTGACTCACTATCAGCTGGATGCAAGCAAAGGGACATTGACGGAAGGTGAAAGTATTTCTACTCTGCCCGAAGGCTTCAAAGGCACTAACTTCGCATCGGGTCTGGTGCTAAGCCTGGATGGAAAGCAGCTGTATGTCGCTAATCGTCTGCATAACAGTATCGGGCACTTTACTGTTGCAGAGAACGGCAAGCTGGTTCATCAAGACAGTGTCTGGACGCGCGGTGATTATCCGAGGACGTTAACCCTCGACCCTACGGGAGCGTATCTGTACGTGATGAATCAGCGCAGTGACAACATCACTCGCTTTAGTGTGGCGCCGGCAGGTGGAAAACTGACTTTTGTTGAGGATTACTGTGCGGTAGGAAACCCGTCACAGATGGTTCTGCAACCGATAAAGTAG
- the dagF gene encoding 2-dehydro-3-deoxy-phosphogluconate aldolase encodes MKLTPNFYRDRVCLNVLAGSKENAKEIYQAAEGHVLVGVLSKNYPDVASAVADMREYAALIENALSVGLGAGDPNQSAMVSEISRQVQPQHVNQVFTGVATSRALVGQRESVVNGLVSPTGRVGWVKISTGPLSSGAPDGVVPVETAISMLKDMGGSSIKYFPMGGLECREEFEAVARACAKHDFWLEPTGGIDLDNYEEILKIALDAGVSKIIPHIYSSIIDKASGNTRPEDVRTLLEMTKKLVG; translated from the coding sequence ATGAAATTGACCCCGAACTTTTATCGTGACCGTGTCTGCCTGAACGTGCTGGCGGGCTCGAAAGAGAACGCGAAAGAGATTTATCAGGCGGCTGAAGGTCATGTGCTGGTCGGTGTGCTTTCCAAAAACTACCCGGACGTTGCCAGTGCCGTAGCCGATATGCGCGAGTATGCGGCGTTGATTGAAAATGCCCTTTCTGTGGGCCTGGGCGCGGGCGATCCGAACCAGTCAGCCATGGTCAGTGAAATCTCCCGCCAGGTGCAGCCGCAGCATGTCAATCAGGTGTTTACCGGCGTGGCGACATCGCGAGCACTCGTTGGGCAACGCGAAAGCGTGGTCAACGGCCTGGTTTCGCCAACCGGAAGAGTAGGCTGGGTAAAAATCTCTACAGGCCCGCTGAGTTCTGGCGCACCGGATGGGGTTGTGCCTGTCGAAACGGCGATTAGCATGCTGAAAGATATGGGTGGCAGCTCCATCAAATACTTCCCGATGGGCGGGCTTGAGTGCCGTGAAGAGTTTGAAGCGGTTGCACGTGCTTGTGCGAAACACGATTTCTGGCTCGAACCGACCGGTGGCATCGATCTCGACAACTACGAAGAGATCCTCAAGATTGCTCTGGACGCGGGCGTGAGCAAAATCATTCCGCATATTTACAGCTCGATTATTGATAAAGCCAGCGGTAACACCCGCCCGGAAGATGTGCGTACGCTGCTGGAAATGACGAAGAAGTTGGTGGGCTAA